The genomic window GGCGGATCGCGCCCCAGCCTACTCGGGGCCTCGGACACGGCGAGCGCGGGGCCGGGGCGGCACCGCCGGGGTCTCGCGCACCGCCGGGTATTCCGCACCGCCGGGTCTGCCGCACCGCAGGGCTCTCCCGCGCCGCCGAGTCTCCCCGACCGGCGGAGCCCCCGGCTCCGGGGCCCACGGGCGCAGGCATCCGGGCGCAACCGTGGCTCACCACGGACGCCTCCGGCTCCGGGCCTACGACCGCGGGGCCCCTGACGCGGGGCCCTCCGGTGTGCGCGTGACCGTGCGGCGCCGGTCCGTTGCCGCTGGGGTCCGAGGTGAGCGGGCGGCGTCGGCGCCCCCTCCTACGCTGGGAGCATGACGAGCCACGAGCACCCCGCCCTGTCCGGACTGACCGTCGCGGTCACCGCCCACCGCCGCGCCACCGAGCAGGGTGGCGCGTTCGAACGCCACGGCGCGCGGGTGCGCTACGCGCCGGCGCTCAAACTCACCCCCGCGGACGAGGACGACGGCGTGCTGGCCGCCACCCGGGAACTGCTCGCCTCTGCCCCGGGCACCGTGCTGGTCACCACGGGCTACGGACTCAAACGCTGGCTCGCCGTGGCGCGGGAGCACGGTCTGGACGAGGAGCTGCTCGCGGCGCTGCGCGCGTCCAGCGTGCTCTCGCGCGGGGCGAAGGCCACGGGACAGCTGCGGGCGAGCGGGATCCCGTGCGCGTACACGGGCTCCTCGGGACGCACCGCGGAGCTCGTGGACCGGCTGCTCGCCGGGGATCCCGCACCCCGAGGCACCGTGACGGTCCAGGTGCACGGCACACCGGACGAGGAGCAGCTGGACCGGCTGCGGACCGCGGGTCTGCCCGTGCGCACCGTGGCACCGTACCGGTGGGAGTCCGCGGACGAGGGCTCGAGCCTTGCCACCCTCGTGCGGGACGCGGTCGCGGGGCACGTGGACTACGTGACCTTCACCGCGGCACCGGCCGTGGACGCGGTGTTCGACGCCGCCCGCACCCTGGGCGCGCTCGAGGACTTCCAGCGCGCCCTGCGGGACGGACGCTGCACACCGGTGGCCATCGGGCCCGTGTGCGTGCAGCCGCTCGAGGAGGCCGGGATCCCCGCCGTGGTCCCCGAGCGCTTCCGGCTCGGGGCCATGGTCAGGGCGGTGTGTGATCACGCCTCGGAGGCGGTCTCCCGGTAGTGCTCGACCACGAGATCCACGAGCTCCGGGGGAACGTCACCGGGGTGCACGAGCAGCGGCTGGGCGGTGACGTCCGCCCCCGCGGCGAGCGCGCGGCCGTGGAAGAACCCGGGGGCCAGCAGGTACGGGACGAGCAGCACGCGCCCGGGCAGGGCGGGTACCCCCGGTACGGGTGCCGTCCCGGACGGTACCGTGCCCGTGGCCGCCGGCCCGGCGGCGTCGTGCGCGGGAGCGGCGGCATCCCAGCCGCGGCGGGTCCCAGCCTGGTGGAGGTCCGCCGCGGCCTGCGGTGTGCGGGCAGGGAGTGCCGAGGCGGGGTGCTCCGGGCCCCGCCGCTCCGGCCCCGTCGCGTCCCGCTCCGGTGCGCCGCAGACGATCCGGTGCCGGGCGGCGTCGAGCGCCTCGTCGAGGGCGGGGCGGGCCGCGGAGAGGTAGGCCGAGGCCACGGGGTGGCCGAGCTCTTCGGCCAGCATGGCCGCCACCCGTTCGCAGTCCTGCCCGGCGCGGGGGTCGGAGGAGCCCGCGGAGACCGTCACGATCTCGTCCGCGGGCCCGGGGGCGGCTTCCCCGGCGGCGTCGAGGGCCTCGGTCAATCGTCGGGCGAGCACGCGCGCCAGCCGACGGTCCGGTCCGAGGGCGGCCGCCACGCGGTGGTGGGGTGAGCTCTGCACGGCCCGAGCCATGTCCACGAAGACGTGGTAGCCCGCGGAGAGCAGCAGCGGCACCACCACGGCACGGTCCCCGGTGTGCTCGGTGGTGCGGGCCACGAGGTCCGGTTCCTGGACGTCCACCCACGTGTCCACCACGTGGACCCCCGGGAGCCGTGCGCGCACCGCGGCCACGAGCGCCTCGACGGCGCGCTGCCCGCCGGGATCGCGGGTTCCGTGGGCGCACGCGAGAAGAACGGGCGGGGTGGTCGACGATGTGTTCACGCTGTCTATTGTGGGGCCACGGCCCCCTGCCACGCGGCCGGGCACCCCGCGGAGGGCTGGGGCCACGCGCCGGTCAGCGCCGCATGGCGTCCGTGTACCCCACACTGCGGTCCACCGCCCGCTGCCGCCGCACGAGCCAGTGCATCCCGCCCGGCACCCGCGCGATCCTCGCCTTGAGGGCCACACGCCGTTGACTCGGCATCATGCGCGCGGCGGTCTCCAGGTGCTCCCGGGCGTCCCGCGTGCGGCCCTCACGCATGGCCTGCTCCGCGTCCGACGCCGCCGCGAGCGGGGAGCCGTTGCGCAGCCGGGTGAGCAGCTTGTCACGCTCCTCGGGGCTGAGCTCCTGCTCGAAGCGCACCAGGGTCTTGCGCAGGGCCATCTCCTCCCCCGCCGCCATGCGGTCCCGCTGGGACTGCATGGAGCTCCCGGACCACGAGAGGATCACCGTGACCTCGTCCACGCGGTCGAAGCGCCACCCGGAGTAGACCGCCCGCAGCCACAGCTCCCAGTCCTCCACGAACACCTGCTCGGGGTCGAAGGTGCCCACCTCCTCGAAGAACGCGCGGGGGAACAGGCCGAAGAGGTGACCGATGTTGTACTCCAGGATCACGCTGCGCTGGTCCTCCGGAGCTGGCATGGCCTCGCGGTTGACCATCCGCTCGGCGTTGATCCCGGACGGCGTGCACTGCCAGGCGTTGGTGTAGACCACCGTGCGCTCCCGGCCCGGTTCCCGCTGCAGCTGCCGGTAGCGCTCCAGCATGGTCTCCAGGTGGTGGGGCAGCAGCTCGTCGTCCGCGTCCAGGAACGTGACGTAGTCGCCGCTGATGAGCTCGAGCGCCCGGTTGCGCGCCGCCCCGCACCCGGCGTTCTCCTGCCGCAGCACGCGCACGGCGCGTCCCGGACGGTCGAGGGCCTCGTAGCCCGCGAGGACCTCGGGCGTGTGGTCGGTGGAGCCGTCGTCCACCACGAACACCTCGATGCTGGGGTGGGTCTGGCGCAGCACGCTGCTGATGGCCTGGCCCACCATGTCCTGGCCGTTGTAGACCGCGATCACCACGCTCACAAGCGGCTGCTCCCCCGTGGTCCCAGCCGGTGTCCGTTTGCCCATGTCTCCCCCAAGAAGTTCGTCCGCGGCCCGCGTGGGCCGCTCCCCGCACAAGTCTAGGAACGCGGTGGACAGCCCCCGCCGCGTTTCCGTCCACACAATGGGGCACGTTTGTCCCGAACACACCGTGTCCGCCGCGGGACCGGCCGGATCCTGGCTAGAGTTCTGGTGCGGCCACGTGGGAAGGGGATCCCCGTGTGTCCAGCGGCGCCCGCCGCACACCGGTTCCAGGGGGAGACACATGAACTTGCGCCAGTACGTCCGATGCCTGAAGCAGCTGTGGCTGGTCGTGCTGCTCACCACCGTACTGGGGGCGCTCGCCGGGCTCGCGGCCACGATCGTGGTGCCGAAGTCGTACGAGTCCCAGTCCCAGGTGTTCGTCAACGTGGCCAACCCGCGCTCCGTGACGGACCTGCAGATGGGTGAGCAGTTCGCCGTGGCCCGCGCCGGCTCCTACGCCAAGGTGGCCACCACCAACTCCGTGGTCCAACCGGTGGTGGACCGGCTGCGGCTCGAGGACTCCCCCGAGGAGCTCGTGAAGAAGGACCTCGTGGCCACCAACCAGCCCAACACCGCGATGATCACGATCACCGCCACGTCCTCCTCCGCCCAGGGCGCCGCGGACCTGGCACAGGCCACCGCCGAGAGCCTCGTGAGCGTGAGCCGGGGCCTGGAGACCACCCCGCAGTCCCAGGACGGGATGCAGCCCGCCACCGTGAAGCTCAACGTGGTGCAGAAGGCCGCCGTCCCGCAGAAGCAGGCCGGGCCCTCCACCGTGATCAACACGGCGCTCGGAGCCCTCGTGGGGCTCGTGGTGGGACTGCTGCTGGTGCTGCTGCGCGGTCAGCGCGCGCTGGACGGGCGGACCACCCGCCGGGCTCACGCGGGCGAGCACGCGGCCCATGAGCACTGATCCCGGCATGGGTGCCGGTCCCCGCGACGTCGTGGTGGTGTGTCCCACCGAGTACGGCGGGCAGCTGGAGCACGCCGCGGACCTCGCACTGGCCCTCGCGCAGACGCCCGCCGTGGCCACCGTGTGGCTCGTCTCCCGTCCCGGGGCCCGCGAGTACCTCGGGTGGGGTGCGCAGCACCCCGTGCGGGTCGTTGAGAGTGTTCCGCCGCGCCGCACGCGCGTTCCGGGTTCCGCCCCGGGCCGTGCTCTGCGCGCGGGCCTGCAGGTCTGGGACCTGGTGCGTGAGCACCGCGCGGTGCGCGCCGTCGCGGCCCGTGCCGGACACGGAGCCGTGCTGGCCCTGGACTCCACCAAGTACCCGCTGCCCGCCGTGCTGCGCGCCCACCGGGACCAGCACACCGCGGTGTTCGTGCACAACGCTCAGCCGCACTTCGACCTCGATTCCGCCTCCGTGCGCGAGCGCGTGCTGCTGTGGCTCGACCGGGCCTGCGCCCGCCGCGCGGACCGCGTGGTCACGCACGGCACCGAGCAGGCGGAGATCGTGCGCCGCTACACCTCGCGCCCGGTGAGCGCCGTGAACCTCCCGGTGTCCTCGCGCCTGGGCCCGGAGGTGCCCGGGACCGCGGCCGCGGGGGATCCGGCACCGCACGCCCTGTGCATCGGGGAGATCCGCGCCAACAAGGGCGTGGAGCTCGCGGTCGAGGCCGCCGGTCGGGCGGGGGTGCCGCTGCTCGTGCGCGGTGCCGCCGAGACCCCCGAGCTGGGCCGGGAGCTCACGGCGCTGGCCGCCCGCCACCCCGGCGTGGACGTCCAGGACCGTTTCCTCAGCCGCGAGGAGTTCGCTGCCCACGTGCGCGGGGCCACCGTGATCGTGCTGCCCTACACGCACTTCGACGCCCACTCCGGCGTGCTCGCGAAGGCCGTGGCCGCGGGAACCCCCGTGGTGGCCTCGGACCTGCCCTCGTTGCGTGCCCAAGCCGGGGACTACGCCGGGTTCACCGCCGCGGACGTCCACGACCCCGACGCGTTCGGTGCCGTGCTGCGCCGCGTGTTCGACGCCGCCGCGGCGCGCCGTGGCACGCACGGCACCACCGCCACGGACCACCGGGACTGGGAGCCGTCCGTGGCCGCCGTCCTCGGGGCGGAGCAGCCGTGAGCACCGCCGTGACCGCGCTCCCCGGGGGCCGGGACCGCACGGCCCCCGGGGGCGTCGGGACCGGGCACGGGACCCGCCTGGACCGCGGACTGTCGGCCGCGCTGATAGTGCTCTCCGCGCTGCCCTACTTCGCGGTGCCGCTGGGCGCCAACACCAACCTGCCGCTGTCCAGCGTGGTCTCCGTGCTGCTGATCCTGCGCTGCGCGCGGCACATGCCCGTGATGTGGACCGCGCTGCTCGTGGGGGCGGTGCCGTTCCTGGCCTCGTTCGTGCGGATGTTCGTGAGTCCGCAGCCGGTACTGGTCTCCGGGTCCATCACGTGGCTCGTGTCCACCCTGCCGGTGGCCGGTGCCGCCGCCGCGGTCCTCTTCCTGGGGCCCCGCGCCATCGCCTGGCTGAGCTGGACCATCCTGCTCAGCGCCGCGTTCACCCTGGTGCAGAAGTACGTGTTCTTCGACCTGTTCGACACCATCCCCTTCGAGAGCTTCTACGACCTCCCGGGCTACGCCAACGTCTCCGACTTCAGCGAGACGTTCATCATGTACGTGCGCCGGCCCTTCGGACTGTTCCCGGAGACCTCCTTCATGGTGGGCTCGCTGTCCCTCATGGCCATGGCTCTGGTGGTGGTCGTTCGCCACCACCAGCGCACCATGACCCCCCGGGACGTCGTGGCCCTCGCGCTCGTGCTGTGGGCCGTGGCGATCTCCGGCTCCGGCGCCGCTGTGGTGGTGCTGGGCGTGGTGCTCATCGCCGCGATCGCGCCCTACGCCGTGCGCCGTGCGTGGGCCGCGGTGCTGCTGGTCCCCCTGGGCCTCGCCGGAGCCGTGTACGTGGGTGTGGACGTGCTGCAGGACCGCAGGGAGTCCTTCAACTGGTCCTGGGCGGACCGCGGCTCCTCGATCGTGGCCTCCGTGAAGTACATGCTCTCGGACCCCGTGGCCTTCCTGCTGGGTGTGGGGCGCGGGCGCTCCAACGAGCTCTTCCTCACCGGCCGCATGCCCCTGGGGGACCTGCAGCACTACAACCCCCTGCCGGACATCTACTCGGTAATCGGGCGCGTGCTGCTGGAGAGCGGCATGGTCTTCGGCCTCGCGCTCATCCTGGTGCTCAGCGTGCTGTGCCTGCGCTCCGGGGGTCGCAACCCCCTGTGGCTCGGTGCGTGCACGCTCGTGGTGTGGCTCGTGGTGGCCGGCGGCACCACCAGCTACGACTCCGCGTTCTGGGTGTGGGGCATTGCGGGCGTGTGCCTGGGCCTCGAGCTCTCCCGCTCCGCGCACGACCCCGAGCTGGATCCGGGAACCGCTCCGACCCCGGCGTGAGCGGGGGTGCTCCCCGCACGCCGTCCACGCCACGCAGAAAGGCCCGCCCCGTGCGAGTTCTCCACATCGTCAACGACGCCGAGACCGGCGGCGCCCAGACCCTCATCGAGCAGCTGCTGCTCGCCCGGCAAGACGGGGACGAGGCCCACCTGCTGGTGCTGCTCGGGCCCGGTGCGCTCTCCCCCCGGCTCGAGGCCGCCGCCACGAGCACCACGTACGCGGGGATGACCCGACGGGACGTCCTCCCGGTCCGGGCGGCCCGCGCGGTGCGCTCCCTGGTGCGGCGCCACGGCATCGACGTGGTGCACTCGCACCTGCAGCAGTCGGACCTCGTCAATGCCCTCACCCCGCACGGCGCAGTGCGGGTCTCCACCCTGCACTCCAGCCTGAACCTGGCCTCGAGCCGGGTGGCCGCAGCGGTGTGGCGGATCGCCGCGCTGACCTCCTCGCGGCTGGACGCCGTGGTGGCGTGCTCGCCGTCGGCCAGGGACTTCGCGGTGGACTTCGGCTACCGCTTCCCGGGGGACCGGATCCGGGTGCTACCCAACGGCACGGTCACCGCGCAGGCCCCGGCACCCGAACCGCACGGGGACCCCGTGCTCCTGCACCTGGGCCGCCACGTGCCCGCCAAGGACCACCCCACGCTCTTCGCCGCGTTCGCCCGGGTGCACGCACGCCACCCGCGGGCTCGGCTGGTGTGCGCGGGGCACCTGGTGGACGCCTCCAACACCGAGCTCACGGGAGAGCTGGCGCGGCTGGGCATCGCGGACGCCGTCACGCTGCTGGGCTCCGTGTCGGACGTCCGCGGGCTGCTGCGCTCCTCGCACGCCATGGTCTTCTCCAGCACCCGCGAGGCCCTGCCCATGGCGGGGATCGAGGCGATGAGCGAGGGCGTTCCCGTGATCACCACGGACACCGGGGACACCCGCGTCCTGGCGGTGAGTCCCGACGCCGTGGTGCCCGTCTCCGACCCCGCCGCGCTCGGTGCGGCGCTGAACGGCTTCCTCGAGCTGGCGCCCGCCCAGCGCGAGCGGCTGCGGCGGCTCAGCTGGCAGCGCGCCCGGGACGAGTTCGACATCCGCGGCACCGCGCGCCGCTACCGCGAGCTCTACGTGGAGCTCACCGCCGGGTCCTGATCCTGAGCGCGCTGCGCGTCGGCGCGGTTGAGCTCCTGGTCCCGGCGCCGGATCCTGCGGAACGCCAGCACGAACACGGCCCCCAGCAGCACCGCGCACACCGCAATGGTCACGGTGTCCGGCAGCACGCGGCCGGCCACAGTGAAGGCGCCGGCTCCCAGGGCCGCCGCGAGCACCATGAGCACCCAGGTGCGCACGTGCGCCGCGCGGGTCCCGCTGGGCTCCGCGCGCTCGCTGAAGAACAGCTGCACGGGCACCGCGAGCGCGAGCGGCACGACGGAGGCGGCCATCACGATCTCCAGGTTGTCCGTGTGCGCCGCGAGCCACACCGCGGGCAGGGTGACCACCAACACGCCCAGGCTGATCAGGGAGGCCACCAGGGGGCTGCCGCGCAGCGTCATCACCAGGTTGGGCACCTGCCCCAGGGACTCCGCGAGCACCCCGAGCACGACCACCGCGAGCGCGGGTGCCGCGAAGGCCATCCTGGTGCCGAGCCACATGGTGAGCAGCTCGGTGGGGATGGCGGCCAGGGGGATGCTGATCATGAGCCCCACCAGCAGGGACACGGTCATGGCCACCCGGATGTGCTCACCGGCCTCGGCACTGCGGGCCTTCTTGATGGGGTACGCGAACGGCATGGCGATCCAGCTGACCACGAGCCGCGCGCTCTGGCTCACGCGCATGAGGGCACCGAAGGCCGTGGCGGCCTGCAGCCCCAGGGTGGGGCCCACGATGAACAGCGGTAGCTGGTAGACGCCCAGCAGGGACAGCGAGCCGATCGATAGCACGGAGGACATCCGCAGCAGCGGGCGGCCCTCGTCGCGCCACGCGCCGGGCAGCGGGCGCACGAACCCGAAGCGGCGGTGCACCGCCACGAAGCACACCAGCGGCGGCAGCAGCAGGGACGCGCACTCCACGAGCACCAGGGCGATGAGCCCGCCGTGCAGCGGGATCAGCAGCGCGTATCCGGCGGCGCGGCCCAGGATGGAGACCACCGCGGCCTTGCGCTCGATGTCCGGACGGTTCAGGGCCCACAGCACCGAGTTGCACGCGCGTCCCAGCACGGAGACGAACAGGGTGATCCCCGCGGCCACCAGCAGGGGCACCACGGCGTGGCGGTCCCGCTCGGGAACGGCCACGGTGCCCAGGTACCACGGGAACACCGCGAAGTAGAGGCCCGTGAGCACCACGGCGAGCACCAGGAACACACCGAAGGACACGGCCACGAAACTCTCGCGCCTGCGCCGGTGGGCGGCGTCGTCGGGAATGTCGGTGAGCGTGCGCACGATCCCTGTGCCGAGGCCGAAGTCGGACATGGTCAGCAGCTGGATGGCGCTGAAGGCGATGACCCACAGACCGTAGGACTCCGCGCCCACGATCGCGATCGCGAAGGGGTAGAGCAGGAGCAGTCCGAAGACGCTCGTGAATCCCGAGACGTAGTTCCACAGGATGTTGGTGCCCACGCGGGACGTGTCGGTCCGGGGCGCCGGGGCAGCGGGGCTGTCTGGCATGGCGGGGTTACTGGGCCTTCCACTGGGCGAAGATGTCGTCGAGCTGACGTGCGATCACGGTGCGGGCGGTGCGGGAGAGCACGGAGTGGTCCACGTCCGGCACGAAGCGCTCGTGGATCTCGCGGCCGCGCCGTTGCAGTCTCGCCACCGCGCGATCCGCGGTGGTCTCCCGGTAGCGCTCGTCGTCCTGGGGGCCCACGAGCAGCGTCACGGAACGGCCCTCGCTCGCGCGCGCCAGCACGTGGTCGGGGATGGACGCGGACGGGTTGCGCGCCATGAGGTTCCACACGGGCTCTGGGGCGTGGCGCCGCAGCGCGTGCGAACCGGCCTGCTTGGCGTCAGCGACCCGTTCGACGGCCCACTCCCGCGCCCCGGCGACGGCCTCGCGAGCACCGCCACCGAGCCGTCCCACGGCCGCGCACCCGGGACGCTCCGAGCGCCCGCACGATGCCGCTGCGCCGCCGTCCGCGGGCCCCGCACCGGGCGTGCCCCGACCGCCCGCGGACGCGGCCTGCGCCTTGGCACGCAGCTTGGCGTCCCCGTCGTAGCTCGGGCGCAGGCTGTCGAAGAAGGCCTGCTTCATGCGCCACTCGTTCTGGTTGATGAGCACCATGGCCTGCACCGGCAGCCCGGCGGGCTCCCGGGCGGCCCGCAGCACCGCCCACGCACCGGAGCACAGCACCGTGGCCACCACGTCCGCGGGGAAGGTGGCCGCGAGCCACCCGGCCTGCTCGCGCAGCGCCTGGGCGTTGAGGGTGCGGTAGGGGTTGGGATCGCGGTCCTCCCACAGCAGGGCGCGGTCCCCCGCACCGTCCCGGTCCGCGCGCAGGCTCACGACTCCCTGGCCCGCGAGGCGCCGGGCGGTCTCCGACCACAGGGCCGAGCCGTCCCGCGGCTCCGAGGCGCCCGGGGCGAAGAACGTCACGGGCTTGCCGGGCCACGGGCCGACCGGCGCGTCCTCGGCGGCGACCGGCCCGGTGAGGACCCCGGGGTACCCCGGCGGGTCCACGGAGACGATCTCCTCGGCGCACGCCACCCCGTCCGGGGAGTGGAACAGGTTCCGTTGCGGCCCACGGCCCGCACCGGTGAACGGCACGAGCTCCGAGCGGGGCAGGCTCCACAGCAGGTCCTCCAGGACGTCGTAGTGCACGCGCACGTCCAGGGACTCCACACCGTACATCACCTTGGCGCGCGGCTGGTCCGCCTCGCGGTGGATCCGCACGTGCTCCGGCAGCTCGGCGAGTCTGCGGGGGTCCGGCAGCGAGGACAGCTCACGGGCCTGCTTGTTCGTGAGCCACAGCCCCATGAGGTCCACGCCCTCCCCCACGGGAATCTCGGGCAGAGTGGCGCGGCGCAGCCGGGACCACTGCTTGACGAATGTGGCGCCGCTCACGGGCTCCCACGCGATCACGTGGTCGAAGTGCTCCGCGATCCCCGCCAGCAGCCCCGCCCCCACGCGGTAGCCGATGCCGTAGACGGGCAGCTGCTCGATCCCGCACACTTCCCGGGCCTGCCGAGCCGCGGCCAGCACGTCGCCGCGCCATTGCTCGAGCAGCTCGTCCTCGGGGCGCAGGGCGTGGGAGTCCCCCACGCCGCGGTAGCTCACCCGGGCCACGCAGTAGCCCGCCCCGGCCAGCAGCATGGCCAGCTGGCGCACCGCGCGGTAGCCCTGCACGTGCTCCCGGCCCACGGGAGGTGCCACCACCACCAGCCCCCTGGTCCTGCCGTTCTCCGGCGTGTGCAGCCACGTGAACGTGGCACGGTCACCCGTGCCGGTCCACATCCCGGCGCCCCGGATCCCCGCCGGCGCGGCGGTGGCCCGTGTGCTCGGCGGCGCCCCGGTCCGGCTCGTGGTCGTCGTCGTGGTCATGGTCTTCTCCCCCGGTCTCTCCCCTGTGCTCCGGTGGCCGCCCTCGTGCGCCCACCGCGTTCTGTTCCCTGCGTTCAGCGGGCGTCCGCGGGCTCCACGAGTGGAACCCGCACCCCGTAGATCTCCCCGAGCCTGCGGCGCTGCACCGCGTAGCAGTTCTCCCACAGCGCCCTGCGTGCCCACGCGGAGACCTCCTCCCGTGCGCGCTCGTCCGTGATCTCCTCCCAGCGCCGCGCGACGTCCTCCGGCGAGTCCACGACCACCGGCAGCCCGGCGTCGTCGAAGACCCTGATCCGGCGCACGATCACCGGGATGTCGTTGAGCGCGGCCTCCAGCACGGTGATGGGGAACCCCTCCCAGCGCGCCGTGTGCAGGTAGACGTCCGCGCGCCGCAGGTGCTCCCGGACCTCGTCGTGGCCCACCCAGCCGGTGACCTCCACACCGTGCTCGCGCAGCAGCTGCTCCACGTCCCCGTCCCCGCCACCGATCCACAGGGGCGCCACGCGGTGCCCGGCCGCGCGGATGGCCTCGACGGTGCGCACGAAGAACACGGGGTCCTTCTGCGCCGCGAGCCGTCCCGCACCCGCGAGCACGAGCGGCTCGCCCGGCTCGGGGCGGGGCTTCGGCGCCCCGTACGGGTGCGCGATGTTGGGCACGTACACCGTGTGCGGGGAGATCGGACCCCAGTGGGCCACGTTGTTCTCGGCCTTGGAGCATCCCGCGAGCACGTCCGTGCGCGCGGCCAGCACCCCCTCCAGCACCCAGTAGCCCAGCCGCGTGAATCGGGAGCGGTCCAGGCGCGAGAAGGACCACGCGTGCGGTGTGTACACCTGCTTGATGCGGGACAGGGACAGGTCCAGGTACCTGTTGTTCGCGAGCTCGCGCAGCGCCCGGTCCACGGGCGCGGGCACGCGTGCCCCGGCGCCCCGGGACCGCGCCGGAGCCACCAGGGGTGCGCGGGCGGCGTCGTGCGCGGCGTCCTGCGCCTCCCCGCGGCCCGACGGCGCGAGCTCGGCGCGCCCGAGCAGGTCCCCGTGACGCTCGGCGCGGGTGGTCGGGGCGCCGGGGGCGTTGAGCGGGGAGAGGGTGTCGTTGCGGCGGCGCGGCAGGTGGCCCACCGCCAGGCGCGCGTAGACCCCGGCGTAGCTGGAGTGGGAGTGCACCACGTCCGGCCTGACCTCGCGGATGGCCCAGCGCGTGGCCTTGATGTTGGCCAGGTGCCCGCCAGGCAGGGTGCGCACGGAGCTGAAGTCCGCGTCCCAGCTGGCTTCAAGGTTCACGGCCTCGGGCCGCAGGTGGCACAGCAGGTGGTGCTCGCACTCCGGGGTGGCGCGGGCGTAGTCGCGCACCGCCGCGGCGACCCCTCCCCCGAAGGCCTCCACCACGTGCAGCACCACGGGCCGGTGCCGCCCTCCCCCGTCCGGCTGCTGCGCGCGGGACGACGCCGCCGCGGGCACCTCGGTGCCCGGGTGCGCGAGGGCACTGTCCGCTCGTGGACCGGACGTACGCTGGTTGTGCAGATACATTCATCCCCCGATGGCTGCGCGCCCGCGCGAGCATGCGCGGAACGCCGTGAAGAAGCACGCGTCGTCGCGCGCGGTGCGGGATCCCCATCCCGCCCTTGCAAGGCCCACCTGCGGCTACGCTGCGGAGGCCGGAACTCAGTCTAGAGAGCCACGCGGCCCGCGAATGCCTCCGGGGGCCGGCTTCCTGCCCGCTCTTTGGCGGACACCGCGCCCCGCGACGTGGTGCGCCGGGAGACCCGCGGCGAGCCGTGCGGCGTCGGGCCCCGGGCGGAGCGGGCCGCTCGGCCACCGCGCCCACGGCTAGGATGGGTGCAGCACCCGCGCCGCCGCCCAGGGGCGCGCGAACCGACGAACCGCTACCGATCCAGCAAGGAGCACCATGTCCGTCAACGCTTCCACCACCATCAAG from Kocuria rhizophila DC2201 includes these protein-coding regions:
- a CDS encoding glycosyltransferase → MYLHNQRTSGPRADSALAHPGTEVPAAASSRAQQPDGGGRHRPVVLHVVEAFGGGVAAAVRDYARATPECEHHLLCHLRPEAVNLEASWDADFSSVRTLPGGHLANIKATRWAIREVRPDVVHSHSSYAGVYARLAVGHLPRRRNDTLSPLNAPGAPTTRAERHGDLLGRAELAPSGRGEAQDAAHDAARAPLVAPARSRGAGARVPAPVDRALRELANNRYLDLSLSRIKQVYTPHAWSFSRLDRSRFTRLGYWVLEGVLAARTDVLAGCSKAENNVAHWGPISPHTVYVPNIAHPYGAPKPRPEPGEPLVLAGAGRLAAQKDPVFFVRTVEAIRAAGHRVAPLWIGGGDGDVEQLLREHGVEVTGWVGHDEVREHLRRADVYLHTARWEGFPITVLEAALNDIPVIVRRIRVFDDAGLPVVVDSPEDVARRWEEITDERAREEVSAWARRALWENCYAVQRRRLGEIYGVRVPLVEPADAR